One Rhodothermales bacterium DNA segment encodes these proteins:
- a CDS encoding nuclear transport factor 2 family protein — protein sequence MRHKGLMRATLWTSLLTLSLLTALPAAAQSEEEAVMAVIHRLFDGMRAGDGDVVRNVFTADALMHSVVVRDGVTSLRPGSAAEFANAVGQPHDKVWDERIWDPQVHVDGHLATAWTPYAFYLGGQFSHCGANSFQLMKGSEGWKIVYIVDSRRQADCEVPESVKQGK from the coding sequence ATGCGACACAAAGGTTTGATGCGCGCCACGCTATGGACGTCCCTGTTGACGCTGAGCCTGTTGACCGCGCTGCCGGCGGCGGCGCAATCCGAAGAAGAGGCCGTCATGGCCGTCATCCATCGGCTGTTCGACGGCATGCGCGCCGGCGACGGAGACGTCGTCCGCAACGTCTTCACGGCGGATGCGCTGATGCACAGCGTCGTCGTGCGCGACGGCGTAACGTCGCTCCGTCCCGGATCGGCGGCGGAATTCGCGAACGCCGTCGGTCAGCCGCACGACAAGGTATGGGACGAGCGCATCTGGGACCCGCAGGTGCATGTCGACGGCCATCTGGCCACGGCGTGGACCCCATACGCCTTTTATCTCGGCGGGCAGTTCAGCCACTGCGGGGCCAATTCGTTCCAGCTGATGAAAGGGTCGGAGGGATGGAAGATCGTCTATATCGTCGATTCGCGGCGCCAGGCGGACTGCGAGGTGCCGGAGTCGGTGAAACAGGGGAAATGA
- a CDS encoding aminotransferase class I/II-fold pyridoxal phosphate-dependent enzyme gives MIDRTDLNALNPSSLVDILRWRALHQPDRLAYTFLIDGEIEGDRYTYAELDRRVRSIAARLQQLNAAGERVLLLYPAGLDYIAAFFGCLYAGAIAVPAYPPRRNRSMSRIEGIVGDADARITLTNDLIVGDIAARFAEDEALKDMTVISTDTIGLELAEAWTDPGVDANTIAFLQYTSGSTGTPKGVMVSHGNLLHNERQMEAAFGTSGDSVVVGWLPLYHDMGLIGNILNPLYLGYPCYFMAPVAFLQKPVRWLEAISRYRATISGGPNFAYDLCARKIAPEHRAGLDLSSWVTAYNGAEPVASDTLDRFIQTFEPYGFAATGFSPCYGLAEATLFVAGNPHHSPVHLLNVRGTALEQNKVILAKGKVDDERTLVSCGQTWLDQTVQIVDPDTGVRRPDGAVGEIWVSGPSMAQGYWKRQEESERTFRATLAETPGVSYMRTGDLGFVQAGHLYVTGRLKDLIIIRGRNHYPQDIEKTIEESHAALEHGAAAAFSITADGQEKLAVAIEVKRTHMRGLNVEEVARAIRKAVSLVHELQVQAIVLLKPKSLPKTSSGKIQRHAARSGYLAGTLDVLGQHALEARAEEEDDLSEAFLDRGALANLPHGERKTLVTFFLQQLVAKALKMPFASIDPEQSLSVLGLDSLDTVELKLEIERNLKVTVPMDEALNDLTVSELADKLSYQFTGAPAPTPAPAAKKAERKDLFEKCDTDGGYFGKYRQAKDQYFTQPILEGTPAPRMRFKGQDVVVWSINNYLGLIGNETIQRTAEEAVRQHGIWSPMGSRMLSGNTERHLELERRMARYLHKEASMVFNYGYMGVMGTIDAVTDGNDTIIIDSLSHACIVDGALVASSGKPFRVFRHNDMNSLEEQLQKANETRKGGVLVVTEGVFGMTGDIGRLDEICALKNQYGARLFVDDAHGFGIMGKTGAGVGEMQGCQDQIDLYFGTFAKSFAAIGGVTAGDERVIDYIRYNARTQIFAKSLPMVYVESVMAALDLVEHGDERRAHMWHIAHTLRDGLVALGFNVGETESPITPVYIPAGDEKTATEAMHLLRTQYGIFVSAVSYPVVPKGVVLFRMTSTAAHTDDDVARTLEAFAALRDYLRLEPASGDGYVTDVPGDLVEPTR, from the coding sequence ATGATCGATCGTACAGACCTTAACGCCCTGAATCCGTCCAGCCTTGTCGACATCCTGCGCTGGCGAGCGCTTCATCAGCCCGACCGTCTGGCCTATACCTTCCTGATCGATGGGGAAATCGAGGGGGACCGGTATACCTATGCCGAGCTCGACCGGCGCGTGCGGAGCATCGCGGCCCGGCTGCAGCAGCTGAACGCCGCCGGCGAGCGCGTCCTGCTGCTTTACCCGGCCGGTCTGGACTATATCGCGGCGTTTTTCGGCTGCCTGTATGCGGGCGCCATCGCCGTGCCGGCGTATCCGCCGCGGCGCAACCGGTCGATGAGCCGCATTGAGGGTATCGTGGGCGATGCCGACGCGCGCATCACGCTTACGAACGACCTGATCGTGGGCGACATCGCGGCGCGTTTCGCGGAGGATGAGGCCCTGAAGGACATGACGGTGATTTCCACCGACACCATCGGCCTGGAGCTCGCCGAGGCCTGGACCGATCCGGGGGTCGACGCGAACACGATCGCATTCCTGCAATACACGTCGGGTTCTACGGGCACGCCGAAGGGTGTGATGGTGAGCCACGGCAACCTCCTCCACAACGAGCGCCAGATGGAAGCCGCCTTCGGCACCAGCGGCGACTCGGTGGTCGTGGGCTGGCTGCCGCTCTACCACGACATGGGCTTGATCGGCAATATCCTCAACCCGCTGTACCTGGGTTATCCGTGTTATTTCATGGCGCCGGTCGCCTTCCTCCAGAAACCCGTCCGCTGGCTCGAGGCCATCTCCCGGTACCGCGCGACAATCAGCGGCGGCCCGAACTTCGCGTATGACCTCTGCGCACGCAAGATCGCGCCGGAGCACCGCGCCGGTCTCGACCTCAGCAGCTGGGTGACGGCCTACAACGGCGCCGAGCCGGTAGCCTCCGACACCCTGGATCGATTCATCCAGACGTTCGAGCCCTACGGTTTCGCCGCCACGGGCTTTTCGCCCTGCTACGGGCTCGCCGAGGCCACGCTGTTTGTCGCCGGCAATCCCCATCATTCGCCCGTCCACCTCCTCAACGTGCGCGGCACCGCGCTCGAGCAGAACAAGGTCATCCTGGCGAAAGGCAAGGTGGACGACGAGCGCACGCTCGTGAGCTGCGGCCAGACCTGGCTGGACCAGACCGTCCAGATCGTCGACCCCGACACGGGCGTCCGCCGGCCGGACGGCGCCGTGGGCGAGATCTGGGTCTCCGGCCCCAGCATGGCACAGGGCTACTGGAAGCGGCAGGAGGAGTCGGAGCGGACGTTCCGGGCCACGCTCGCCGAGACGCCGGGCGTGTCGTACATGCGGACCGGCGACCTCGGCTTCGTCCAGGCCGGCCACCTGTACGTGACGGGCCGGCTGAAGGATCTCATCATCATCCGGGGCCGCAACCACTACCCGCAGGATATCGAAAAGACGATCGAGGAATCCCACGCCGCGCTCGAACACGGCGCCGCGGCGGCGTTTTCGATCACCGCCGACGGCCAGGAAAAGCTGGCGGTGGCCATCGAGGTCAAACGCACCCACATGCGCGGCCTCAACGTGGAGGAAGTGGCCCGCGCGATCCGCAAGGCGGTTTCGCTGGTGCACGAGTTGCAGGTGCAGGCCATCGTCCTGCTCAAACCCAAAAGCCTGCCCAAGACCTCGAGCGGCAAGATCCAGCGGCATGCCGCCCGCAGCGGCTACCTGGCCGGCACCCTCGACGTGCTTGGCCAGCACGCCCTCGAAGCCCGCGCCGAGGAGGAGGACGACCTGTCGGAGGCCTTCCTCGACCGCGGCGCGCTAGCCAACCTGCCGCACGGGGAACGCAAGACGCTGGTCACCTTCTTCCTCCAGCAACTCGTCGCCAAGGCGCTCAAGATGCCGTTCGCGAGCATCGACCCCGAGCAGTCGCTCAGCGTGCTCGGTCTCGACTCGCTCGACACCGTCGAGCTCAAGCTCGAAATCGAGCGCAACCTGAAAGTCACCGTCCCGATGGACGAGGCGCTTAACGACCTCACCGTCTCCGAACTGGCCGACAAGCTGTCGTACCAGTTCACCGGCGCGCCGGCCCCCACGCCCGCGCCGGCGGCCAAAAAGGCCGAGCGGAAGGACCTGTTCGAGAAGTGCGACACCGACGGCGGGTACTTCGGCAAGTACCGCCAGGCCAAGGATCAGTACTTCACCCAGCCGATTCTCGAAGGCACGCCGGCGCCGCGGATGCGGTTCAAGGGCCAGGATGTCGTCGTCTGGTCGATCAATAACTACCTCGGCCTGATCGGAAACGAGACCATCCAGCGGACCGCCGAGGAGGCCGTCCGGCAGCACGGCATCTGGTCGCCGATGGGCTCCCGGATGCTGTCCGGCAACACCGAGCGGCACCTGGAGCTGGAACGCCGGATGGCGCGCTACCTCCACAAGGAGGCCTCGATGGTGTTCAACTACGGCTACATGGGCGTGATGGGCACGATCGACGCCGTCACCGACGGCAACGACACGATCATCATCGACAGCCTCTCGCATGCCTGCATCGTCGACGGCGCGCTGGTCGCTTCGAGCGGGAAGCCGTTCCGGGTGTTCCGCCACAACGACATGAACAGCCTGGAAGAACAGCTCCAGAAAGCCAACGAGACCCGCAAGGGCGGCGTGCTCGTGGTCACGGAGGGCGTCTTCGGGATGACCGGCGACATCGGCCGGCTTGACGAGATCTGCGCCCTCAAGAATCAGTACGGCGCCCGCCTCTTCGTCGACGACGCGCACGGCTTCGGGATCATGGGCAAGACCGGCGCCGGCGTCGGCGAGATGCAGGGCTGCCAGGACCAGATCGACCTCTACTTCGGCACCTTTGCCAAATCCTTCGCGGCCATCGGCGGCGTGACGGCCGGCGACGAGCGGGTGATCGACTACATCCGCTACAACGCCCGCACCCAGATCTTCGCGAAAAGCCTGCCGATGGTCTATGTCGAGTCCGTCATGGCGGCACTCGACCTCGTGGAGCACGGCGACGAACGGCGCGCCCACATGTGGCACATCGCCCACACGCTGCGCGACGGCCTCGTGGCGCTCGGCTTCAATGTCGGCGAGACGGAATCCCCGATCACGCCCGTCTACATCCCCGCCGGCGACGAAAAGACGGCCACCGAAGCGATGCATCTGCTCCGTACCCAGTACGGCATCTTCGTTTCCGCCGTGTCGTACCCGGTCGTGCCGAAAGGCGTGGTGCTGTTCCGGATGACGTCGACGGCCGCCCATACGGACGACGATGTCGCCCGGACGCTGGAAGCCTTCGCGGCGCTGCGCGACTACCTCCGGCTCGAGCCGGCGTCGGGCGACGGCTACGTCACCGACGTCCCGGGCGACCTGGTCGAGCCCACCCGCTAG
- a CDS encoding sulfite oxidase: MDELTLDKGRRRALKLLGVSSAAALAGACQTEPAAPPAEEAPSFFKDTAGFVEHGTLSLEPRIEDLGGYITPNDQFFVRNNSYSIALNAADYRLEVAGDAAASPLTLTYDELLAMPSRTVYAYIECGGNQRSFFASAMGQPAQGTQWQRGGVGMAIWEGVPLRDVLQRAGVSEKASFVQMIGMDKDSPEGGFRRPMTLEKALDEDTILAYRMNGAPLPKDHGFPVRAIVPGWVGSNQVKWLGRIEALMEPAWTRNVTTSYVLIGDAYPKEGEASGKIITEQSIKSMLILPWPATLKPGRQRLRGYAYSPNGPVERVEWKADGGAWQSAQLIDPPMKYAWRRFEFEWDAAAGAHTLSTRATDAAGVTQPDVLPFNEKGYLYNVPLEHPVTVA; the protein is encoded by the coding sequence ATGGATGAATTAACCCTTGACAAAGGGCGCCGGCGCGCGCTCAAACTGCTCGGCGTGTCGAGCGCGGCGGCGCTGGCAGGCGCCTGCCAGACCGAGCCGGCGGCGCCGCCGGCCGAAGAGGCGCCATCGTTTTTCAAGGACACAGCCGGTTTTGTCGAGCACGGCACCCTCAGCCTCGAGCCGCGTATCGAGGATCTGGGCGGCTACATCACGCCGAACGACCAGTTTTTCGTCCGCAACAACTCCTACAGCATCGCGCTGAATGCGGCCGACTACCGGCTGGAAGTGGCCGGCGACGCCGCCGCAAGCCCGCTCACGCTCACCTACGATGAGCTGCTGGCGATGCCGAGCCGCACGGTGTATGCCTACATCGAATGCGGCGGCAACCAGCGGTCGTTTTTTGCCTCCGCGATGGGGCAGCCCGCGCAGGGCACCCAGTGGCAGCGCGGCGGCGTCGGCATGGCGATCTGGGAGGGCGTGCCGCTGCGGGACGTGCTGCAGCGCGCCGGCGTGTCGGAGAAGGCGTCTTTCGTGCAGATGATCGGGATGGACAAGGACTCGCCGGAAGGCGGCTTCCGCCGGCCGATGACCCTGGAGAAGGCGCTGGACGAAGACACGATCCTGGCCTATCGGATGAACGGGGCGCCGCTGCCGAAAGACCATGGCTTTCCGGTCCGCGCCATCGTGCCGGGCTGGGTGGGCAGCAACCAGGTCAAGTGGCTCGGCCGCATCGAAGCGCTCATGGAGCCGGCGTGGACCCGCAACGTGACCACCTCCTACGTGCTGATCGGCGACGCGTACCCGAAAGAGGGCGAGGCGTCCGGCAAGATCATTACCGAACAATCGATCAAGAGCATGCTCATCCTGCCCTGGCCGGCGACGCTGAAACCGGGCCGGCAGCGGCTGCGCGGCTACGCCTATTCGCCCAACGGCCCCGTGGAGCGGGTCGAATGGAAGGCCGATGGGGGCGCGTGGCAGTCCGCGCAGCTGATCGATCCGCCCATGAAATATGCCTGGCGCCGGTTCGAGTTCGAGTGGGACGCCGCCGCCGGAGCGCACACGCTGTCGACCCGCGCGACCGACGCCGCCGGCGTGACGCAGCCGGACGTCCTACCGTTCAACGAGAAAGGGTACCTGTACAATGTGCCCCTGGAGCATCCAGTCACGGTAGCCTGA
- a CDS encoding cytochrome c, protein MRIPYVAVAALLFWGCEDPAAAAREQQAQGRLAYETYCASCHEIDQGIGPRLKNEVLASRMDAGSLLQYTRRNMPYQAGNTLTPGQYLDITAYLVARGGFMDSTRVLLETDAASIRLAQ, encoded by the coding sequence ATGAGGATTCCGTACGTCGCGGTGGCGGCGCTGTTGTTCTGGGGATGCGAGGACCCTGCCGCCGCGGCGCGCGAGCAGCAGGCGCAGGGGAGGCTCGCCTACGAGACGTATTGCGCCAGTTGCCACGAGATCGATCAGGGCATCGGGCCGCGGTTGAAGAATGAGGTGCTGGCGAGCCGCATGGATGCCGGCTCGCTGCTGCAGTATACCCGCCGCAACATGCCCTACCAGGCCGGCAATACCCTCACACCCGGGCAATACCTCGATATTACCGCCTATCTGGTGGCCCGTGGCGGGTTCATGGATTCAACTCGGGTGCTGCTGGAAACCGACGCCGCTTCGATCCGCCTGGCGCAGTGA
- a CDS encoding RraA family protein — protein MLSHAELLQLKRWNTPTIYNGWEQITRHDPAADAFNLDPVTDFMPQMGPMVGYAVTLVIEPSNAAHKRENPGNLDAYRRYVAYAPGPKIIVVQDLESPHIAGSMWGEVNANTHRALGCVGTITDGAIRDIDEMTNAGFKAIARRLCVGHAHAYPVRWNCEVEVFGRKIKPGQLIHADKHGFLAVPAEDEARLLEAAVFMDRNECNTVIPAARDVAGKSTDEILAQMDAGRKAFQAAAKEAFGKKGEW, from the coding sequence ATGTTATCCCACGCCGAACTCCTCCAGCTCAAACGCTGGAACACCCCCACCATCTACAACGGCTGGGAGCAGATCACCCGCCACGATCCCGCCGCGGATGCGTTTAATCTCGACCCCGTGACCGACTTCATGCCGCAGATGGGGCCCATGGTCGGTTACGCGGTGACGCTCGTCATCGAACCGAGCAACGCCGCGCACAAGCGGGAGAACCCCGGCAATCTGGACGCCTACCGGCGGTATGTGGCCTATGCGCCCGGTCCCAAGATCATCGTGGTGCAGGACCTCGAGTCGCCCCACATCGCCGGCTCCATGTGGGGCGAGGTCAACGCCAACACCCACCGGGCGCTCGGGTGCGTCGGGACGATCACGGACGGCGCGATCCGGGACATCGACGAGATGACCAACGCCGGCTTCAAGGCCATCGCCCGCCGGCTGTGCGTGGGGCACGCGCACGCCTACCCGGTCCGCTGGAACTGCGAGGTGGAGGTCTTCGGCCGCAAAATCAAACCCGGCCAGCTCATCCATGCCGACAAACACGGCTTCCTCGCCGTGCCGGCGGAAGACGAGGCGCGGCTGCTCGAGGCCGCCGTCTTCATGGATCGCAACGAGTGCAACACGGTCATCCCCGCCGCGCGGGATGTCGCGGGCAAATCCACCGACGAGATCCTGGCACAGATGGACGCCGGGCGGAAAGCCTTTCAGGCGGCGGCCAAGGAAGCCTTCGGCAAGAAGGGCGAATGGTGA
- a CDS encoding sigma-70 family RNA polymerase sigma factor → MDVREPEDRMGASRQETPDEVLVVAAILGDLEAFDELAFRYRPAVLRLADDIVGPAFAEDIAQDALLLAFRALPSIDDPSRFGGWLRAIARNRAFRFRRQSGQRAGQRVELDLFLLDQLGVFVAPRPVLDEDREQLRRALRDVPAEYAETLRLRYLDDMPIKRIAAFLDIPLSTVKWRVHRGRTLLRDALDRLDPDLS, encoded by the coding sequence TTGGATGTAAGAGAGCCTGAGGATCGGATGGGCGCGAGCCGGCAAGAAACTCCGGATGAGGTGCTGGTCGTCGCGGCGATCCTGGGCGACCTGGAAGCCTTCGACGAACTCGCCTTCCGGTACCGGCCGGCGGTGCTGCGGCTGGCCGACGACATCGTCGGGCCGGCGTTCGCCGAAGACATCGCGCAGGATGCGTTGCTGCTCGCCTTCCGGGCGCTGCCCTCGATCGACGATCCATCCCGTTTCGGCGGCTGGCTCCGCGCGATCGCCCGAAACCGGGCCTTCCGGTTTCGACGGCAGTCGGGGCAACGCGCCGGGCAGCGAGTCGAACTCGACCTGTTTCTGCTCGACCAGCTCGGCGTCTTCGTCGCCCCGCGGCCGGTGCTCGACGAAGACCGCGAACAGCTTCGCCGCGCCTTGCGCGACGTGCCGGCGGAATACGCCGAGACGCTCCGGTTGCGTTACCTCGACGACATGCCGATCAAACGCATCGCCGCGTTTCTCGACATCCCGCTTTCAACCGTTAAATGGCGCGTGCACCGGGGCCGGACCCTGCTCCGGGACGCGCTCGACCGACTCGACCCAGACCTGTCATGA
- the mce gene encoding methylmalonyl-CoA epimerase: protein MPLPTRLEHIGIAVADATRTASVLEKVLDLGVYKIEEVASERVRTHFLNAGSAKLELLEATAPDSAIAVYLEKHREGLHHLAFEVPDIESAWQRAVDAGLEPLGPGPKTGADGKSIFFLHPRSTGGILIEFCAQQPITLAPRFVEHAGQDLPTYATGKPGAPAVLLLHDAGETVHSGLAALMHTLAPDWCTLAVDLQDIGDGRATRLTLEAIARQAFAVLDAYDVPAAAVVGFGLGASAALQLAAAAPHRVRAAVAHAPHPMPPGAQAPEIPILIAGHDADPAFTPADAVRLLERYPDVRLSISPGNGKGRPSLGEETVRWLAGHAR, encoded by the coding sequence ATGCCCTTACCCACCCGCCTCGAACATATCGGAATCGCCGTAGCGGATGCTACGCGTACGGCATCTGTCCTTGAAAAGGTTCTGGATCTTGGTGTCTACAAGATCGAAGAGGTCGCGTCGGAGCGGGTGCGCACGCATTTCCTGAACGCCGGCTCGGCGAAGCTCGAACTGCTGGAGGCCACGGCGCCGGACTCCGCCATCGCGGTTTATCTGGAGAAACACCGGGAGGGATTGCATCACCTGGCGTTTGAGGTGCCGGACATCGAGTCGGCCTGGCAGCGCGCCGTCGATGCCGGCCTGGAGCCGCTGGGCCCGGGCCCGAAGACCGGCGCGGACGGCAAATCGATCTTTTTCCTTCACCCGCGCTCGACCGGCGGCATCCTGATCGAGTTCTGCGCCCAGCAGCCCATCACGCTTGCGCCGCGCTTTGTGGAGCATGCCGGACAAGATCTGCCCACGTACGCAACGGGAAAACCCGGCGCACCTGCCGTGCTCTTGCTCCACGACGCCGGCGAAACCGTTCATTCAGGACTGGCGGCACTCATGCATACCCTCGCGCCGGACTGGTGCACGCTCGCCGTGGATTTGCAGGACATCGGCGACGGACGCGCCACCCGCCTGACGCTCGAGGCCATCGCGCGGCAGGCATTCGCCGTGCTGGATGCATACGATGTGCCGGCGGCCGCTGTGGTGGGATTCGGGCTCGGCGCATCCGCGGCGTTACAGCTCGCCGCAGCCGCTCCGCACCGGGTTCGCGCTGCCGTTGCGCACGCGCCGCATCCGATGCCGCCGGGCGCCCAAGCTCCGGAAATACCCATTCTCATCGCAGGGCACGACGCCGACCCGGCTTTCACGCCGGCGGACGCCGTCCGTTTGCTGGAACGGTACCCGGATGTGCGGCTCTCGATCTCCCCCGGCAACGGCAAGGGGCGTCCTTCATTGGGTGAAGAAACGGTGCGGTGGCTGGCGGGGCACGCGCGCTGA
- a CDS encoding TerC family protein, protein MEWLSSPEAWIALVTLTALELVLGIDNIIFISILAGKLPPDQRNRARLVGLGLAMISRLALLFSLAWVIQLTAPWFTVLGNEISGRDFILIVGGFFLIAKSTHEIHQKLEGDEAELSVARAPSFQSVIIQIMLLDVVFSLDSVITAVGMVSEVGIMVTAVVIAVGFMMLFAKRIGDFVERRPTIKILALSFLLLIGFTLIADGLDHHVPKGYIYTAMGFSVFVEMINLRVRKKKPAVEPVRLREPYVRHGSADVSEGDR, encoded by the coding sequence ATGGAATGGCTTTCCTCTCCCGAGGCGTGGATCGCGCTCGTCACGTTGACCGCGCTCGAGCTCGTGCTCGGGATCGACAACATCATCTTCATCTCGATCCTGGCCGGCAAGCTGCCGCCGGATCAGCGCAACCGGGCGCGACTCGTCGGCCTCGGGCTGGCGATGATTTCTCGCCTCGCGCTCCTGTTTTCGCTGGCCTGGGTGATCCAGCTGACGGCCCCCTGGTTCACCGTGCTCGGCAATGAAATTTCCGGGCGCGACTTCATCCTCATCGTGGGCGGCTTTTTCCTGATCGCGAAGAGCACGCACGAGATCCACCAGAAGCTGGAAGGCGACGAGGCCGAGCTGTCGGTGGCCCGGGCCCCTTCGTTTCAGAGCGTGATCATCCAGATCATGCTGCTCGACGTGGTCTTTTCGCTGGATTCCGTCATCACGGCCGTCGGCATGGTGAGCGAGGTCGGGATCATGGTGACGGCCGTCGTCATCGCCGTGGGCTTCATGATGCTGTTTGCGAAGCGCATCGGCGACTTCGTCGAGCGCCGGCCGACCATCAAGATCCTGGCGCTCTCGTTCCTGCTTCTCATCGGCTTCACCCTGATCGCGGACGGACTGGACCACCACGTGCCCAAAGGCTACATCTACACCGCGATGGGCTTCTCGGTCTTCGTGGAAATGATCAATCTGCGTGTGCGCAAGAAGAAGCCGGCGGTGGAACCCGTCAGGCTGCGCGAACCCTACGTGCGCCACGGGAGCGCGGACGTTTCAGAAGGGGATCGGTAG
- a CDS encoding GNAT family N-acetyltransferase produces the protein MISFHPLPDSSSIRDVKAAYLGSLLAPMDGMWESGITDPAPHWEIRLDGVTAGYYAANGAGTLLQFYILPAFERQARRLFDRVIAQDTIDRAVVSTIDPAFLTLCLDVQKGIAVHTYLYEAGEETPLSQPAADRPLFRAAEADELERVVAFQQACLGGEADLSGWLRGYSTTLIERGELFVLAHSADWIGLGEYRKSGTQSGIVDLGMMVAPERRGAGWATYILALLRQRSGRSGHKPICSTTVDNVGAQKAITRAGFISRHRILDVTL, from the coding sequence ATGATCTCATTTCACCCACTGCCCGATTCGTCGTCCATTCGCGACGTGAAAGCCGCCTATCTCGGCAGTCTGCTCGCCCCGATGGACGGCATGTGGGAAAGCGGCATCACGGATCCCGCGCCACACTGGGAAATTCGCCTGGACGGTGTTACCGCCGGCTACTACGCGGCAAATGGCGCCGGCACGCTGCTCCAGTTTTATATACTACCGGCGTTCGAGCGGCAGGCGCGGCGCCTGTTCGACCGGGTAATCGCCCAGGATACGATAGACCGGGCCGTTGTCAGCACCATCGACCCCGCGTTCCTGACGCTCTGCCTGGACGTGCAGAAAGGTATTGCCGTCCACACGTATCTGTACGAAGCGGGCGAGGAAACGCCCCTCTCTCAGCCGGCAGCGGACAGGCCGCTATTTCGAGCCGCGGAGGCAGACGAACTGGAACGCGTCGTGGCGTTTCAACAGGCATGCCTCGGGGGGGAGGCGGATCTGAGCGGCTGGCTTCGGGGGTATTCGACGACCCTGATCGAACGCGGGGAGCTTTTTGTGCTGGCCCATTCGGCGGACTGGATCGGCCTGGGTGAATACCGGAAGAGCGGCACCCAGTCGGGCATCGTCGATCTCGGGATGATGGTAGCGCCGGAGCGGCGAGGCGCCGGCTGGGCGACCTACATCCTCGCCCTGCTCCGGCAGCGCAGCGGCCGGAGCGGGCACAAGCCGATCTGTTCGACGACGGTTGACAATGTGGGCGCGCAAAAGGCGATAACACGTGCCGGATTCATCAGCCGGCACCGCATCTTGGACGTCACGCTGTAG
- a CDS encoding VOC family protein, whose amino-acid sequence MSALICGIQQIGIGVSDMTAAFAWYRKHFGMDVRVFQEAAEAPLMKAYTGQAVQARNATLAINMQGGGGMEIWQFTSRTPTGPAAPICIGDYGIFAARIKSRDVAASHRQFVQAGLDVMSPVQPDPAGRPHFFLRDPYGNVFDIVGSDTWFTKNNRHLTGGVVGCQIGVSDIDKARTLYGDVLGYTKVVYEKEGVFDDLAAIRPEGNTRVRRVLLALEQPGRGGFGPLFGASEIELVKVFDRFPVPVFKDRYWGDLGFIHLCFDVRNMPSLEGACNQAGFPFVVDSMNSFDMGEASGQFSYVEDPDGTLIEFVEAHKVPIMKKWNWYLDLRKRPADKPLPRWMIRAMGLNRVKD is encoded by the coding sequence ATGAGCGCGCTCATTTGCGGCATCCAGCAAATAGGGATCGGCGTGAGCGACATGACCGCCGCTTTCGCCTGGTACCGCAAACACTTCGGGATGGACGTCCGCGTCTTCCAGGAAGCCGCCGAGGCGCCGCTGATGAAGGCCTACACCGGGCAGGCGGTCCAGGCGCGCAACGCGACGCTGGCGATCAATATGCAGGGGGGCGGCGGGATGGAGATCTGGCAGTTCACGAGCCGGACGCCCACCGGCCCGGCGGCGCCGATCTGCATCGGCGACTACGGCATCTTCGCGGCGCGCATCAAGTCGCGCGACGTGGCGGCCAGCCATCGCCAGTTCGTGCAGGCCGGCCTCGACGTGATGTCCCCGGTACAACCCGACCCGGCCGGCCGGCCTCACTTTTTCCTGCGCGACCCCTACGGCAACGTGTTCGATATCGTCGGATCGGACACCTGGTTCACGAAAAACAACCGCCACCTCACCGGCGGCGTCGTGGGCTGCCAGATCGGCGTATCCGACATCGACAAGGCGCGGACGCTGTACGGCGACGTCCTCGGCTACACGAAGGTCGTCTATGAAAAGGAGGGCGTGTTCGACGATCTCGCCGCCATCCGTCCCGAAGGCAATACGCGGGTGCGCCGGGTCCTGCTCGCCCTCGAACAGCCCGGCCGCGGCGGATTCGGGCCGTTGTTCGGCGCCTCGGAGATCGAACTCGTCAAGGTCTTCGATCGCTTCCCGGTGCCGGTGTTCAAGGATCGATACTGGGGGGATCTCGGCTTCATCCACCTCTGCTTCGACGTGCGCAACATGCCGTCCCTGGAGGGCGCATGCAACCAGGCCGGCTTCCCGTTCGTGGTCGACAGCATGAACTCGTTCGACATGGGCGAGGCCAGCGGCCAGTTCAGCTATGTCGAGGACCCCGACGGCACCCTCATCGAGTTCGTCGAAGCGCACAAGGTGCCGATCATGAAGAAGTGGAACTGGTACCTCGACCTCCGCAAGCGCCCGGCCGACAAGCCCCTGCCCCGCTGGATGATCCGGGCGATGGGGCTGAATCGGGTGAAGGACTGA